In Tenebrio molitor chromosome 8, icTenMoli1.1, whole genome shotgun sequence, a genomic segment contains:
- the cac gene encoding voltage-dependent calcium channel type A subunit alpha-1 gives MLAESLRLAAAQEAAAQAVQQQTGAGAADTMGGASAAGGQGPSSLFLFSEENPIRRHTRFIIEWPPFEYAVLLTIIANCVVLALEEHLPNHDKTLLAQKLEATEVYFLGIFCVEASLKILALGFVLHKGSYLRNIWNIMDFFVVLTGCLTLFLQDFVTVDLRTLRAIRVLRPLKLVSGIPSLQVVLKSIIKAMAPLLQIGLLVLFAIVIFAIIGLEFYSGALHRTCYSLYDIDEIAKEGDAEVPCNTDNETQAKAQGSNWCRDGNSVCLERWEGPNNGITSFDNIGFAMLTVFQCITMEGWTSILYWMNDAVGSTFNWMYFVPLIVLGSFFMLNLVLGVLSGEFAKEREKVENRQEFLKLRRAAQLERELNGYVQWICKAEEVILAEERTTEEEKLHIMEARRRAAKKKKLKKMGKSKSTDTEEEEQEEEVGDDVLLTGFGRTSYMKTRAQGQGGCARFWRAEKRFRFGIRHMVKTQWFYWSVIVLVFFNTFCVAVEYHGQPEWLSKFLYYAEYVFLGLFLSEMFIKMYALGPRIYFESAFNRFDCVVITGSIFEVIWSAVKGGSFGLSVLRALRLLRIFKVTKYWSSLRNLVISLLNSMRSIISLLFLLFLFILIFALLGMQLFGGQFNFENETPPTNFNTFPIALLTVFQILTGEDWNEVMYYGIVALGGHENGGMVYSLYFIILMLFGNYTLLNVFLAIAVDNLANAQELTAAEEEQAEENKEKQALELEKEMEALQMEGSNPRVEVCPPSPVKSRKKKDEKPSEEEEEIVGPKPMLPYSSMFILSPTNPVRRFAHGIVNLRYFDFFIMIVICLSSMALAAEDPVNEDSGWNLILDRLDYAFTGVFAIEMLLKIVDLGIILHPGSYLREFWNIMDAAVVICALVSMGFDVAQNKAGANLSTIKSLRVLRVLRPLKTIKRVPKLKAVFDCLVNSLKNVINILIVYILFQFIFAVIAVQLFNGKFRHCTDASKFTEATCQGQYFIFDEDNDVPRVEKREWKLQSFHYDDVAMAMLTLFAVQTGEGWPQVLQHSMSATYEDQGPIQNFRIEMSIFYIVYFVVFPFFFVNIFVALIIITFQEQGEAELQSGEIDKNQKSCIDFTIQARPLERYMPNKRNSFKYKIWRIVVSTPFEYFIMMLIVFNTLLLMMKYHESPPLLSDILAAMNILFTFLFLCETVLKLIAFGIKNFFKDPWNTFDFITVIGSIVDAMVVEFGERAAKISKERSRKPGAKLGTFDSIVKWIQENFINVGFLRLFRAARLIKLLRQGYTIRILLWTFVQSFKALPYVCLLIAMLFFIYAIIGMQVFGNIAEVPSESITRHNNFRTFIQGLMLLFRCATGEAWPNIMLSCIKGQPCDPEAKKPANSCGSNIAYAYFVSFIFFCSFLMLNLFVAVIMDNFDYLTRDSSILGAHHLDEFVRIWAEYDPNATGKIHYVEMYDMLKNMDPPLGFGNKCPNRLAYKKLIRMNMPVDDEGKVNFTTTLFALIRENLNIKMRSAEEMDQADDELKETIKNIWPLQAKNMVDLLVPPTDHLNNGKLTVGKLYAGLLILESWRCTRFGQVEPTGIPKASFFDCLLDMAGHLGGSRTGSMSLEGAPLMGGQEAQDSHAHEESSLATLARRNTKRNRSMRNKKVMELQEGMGSRRQSCDSLGDQHLHPSSFANSSHRRSPSLRRGNSPSLQRSPSPRRKYLHHDIGFSDTVSNVVEIVKHEQHRAHSHRRFVRGSWSASTSPARSPSPTGTRHNSGYGPLRSSRRVYGTTSLCQRSRSPSPTHPIPHHQGPPIIDGFTAGAVVGIPMQQSAAHQASVQHSHPMLGGRRGQGRRLPPTPSKPSTLQLRPGPINFPKLNASPTHQMQSHSAHATPHAIPHNYHHREREPLREIMPSSGGGVASARDSNQAPLSFEQAVALGRGGRMLPSPVPNGYKPKPTRSRHSDSDDDDWC, from the exons GTGTCTGACGTTGTTCCTTCAGGATTTCGTAACAGTGGATCTGCGCACGTTGCGGGCTATTCGAGTGCTAAGACCTCTCAAGCTAGTCTCTGGCATCCCTA GCCTGCAGGTCGTGCTGAAGTCCATCATCAAGGCTATGGCGCCGCTGCTCCAGATCGGTCTGCTGGTCTTGTTCGCCATCGTCATCTTCGCCATCATCGGACTGGAGTTCTACTCGGGAGCCTTGCACAGGACCTGTTACAGCCTCTACGACATCG ACGAGATAGCCAAAGAGGGAGACGCCGAAGTGCCCTGCAATACCGACAATGAGACCCAAGCCAAGGCTCAGGGCAGCAATTGGTGCCGCGACGGCAACTCCGTCTGTCTGGAGCGATGGGAGGGCCCCAACAACGGGATCACCTCCTTCGACAACATCGGATTCGCGatgctcactgtctttcagtGCATCACCATGGAGGGCTGGACGTCGATACTCTACTGG ATGAACGACGCTGTCGGAAGCACCTTCAACTGGATGTACTTCGTCCCGTTGATAGTCCTGGGCTCGTTCTTCATGTTGAATCTAGTTCTGGGTGTCCTGAGCGG TGAGTTTGCCAAAGAAAGAGAGAAAGTAGAGAATAGGCAAGAGTTTTTAAAGTTGCGGAGAGCAGCGCAGCTAGAAAGAGAGCTGAACGGCTATGTGCAGTGGATCTGCAAAGCAG AGGAAGTGATCCTGGCCGAGGAACGGACGACTGAAGAAGAAAAATTGCATATCATGGAGGCGAGGAGGAGAGCCGCCAAAAAGAAGAAGCTCAAGAAGATGGGGAAGAGCAAGAGTACGGACACGGAGGAGGAGGAACAAGAGGAGGAAGTGGGTGATGATG TGTTGTTAACAGGATTTGGGCGGACGTCGTACATGAAGACGCGAGCGCAAGGCCAAGGAGGCTGTGCCAGGTTCTGGAGGGCGGAGAAGCGGTTCCGCTTCGGCATCCGCCACATGGTGAAGACCCAGTGGTTCTATTGGTCCGTCATCgtgttagttttttttaatacgttCTGCGTCGCCGTCGAGTACCACGGCCAACCGGAGTGGTTGAGCAAATTTTTGT ATTATGCCGAATATGTATTTTTGGGCCTGTTCTTGTCCGAGATGTTCATCAAGATGTACGCCTTAGGCCCGCGGATTTATTTCGAATCAGCCTTCAACCGTTTCGACTGCGTCGTCATCACGGGTTCCATTTTCGAAGTGATTTGGTCGGCGGTGAAGGGCGGCTCGTTCGGACTGTCCGTGCTGCGAGCCCTCCGCCTCCTGCGCATCTTCAAGGTGACCAAGTACTGGTCCTCGCTGAGGAACCTCGTCATTTCGCTGCTCAACTCGATGCGATCCATCATTTCTTTGCTGTTCCTCCTCTTCTTGTTCATCCTGATTTTCGCGCTGCTCGGCATGCAGCTCTTCGGCGGACAGTTCAACTTCGAGAACGAGACGCCGCCGACCAATTTCAACACCTTTCCGATCGCACTCTTAACAGTATTTCAG ATTCTGACCGGTGAGGACTGGAACGAGGTGATGTACTACGGGATCGTGGCCCTCGGGGGCCACGAGAACGGCGGTATGGTCTACTCTTTGTACTTCATCATACTGATGCTCTTCGGTAACTACACTTTGCTCAACGTGTTCTTGGCCATCGCCGTCGACAACTTAGCCAACGCCCAAGAACTCACGGCTGCCGAAGAAGAGCAAGCGGAGGAGAACAAGGAGAAGCAAGCGCTCGAACTGGAGAAGGAGATGGAGGCGCTCCAGATGGAGGGGTCCAACCCGAGGGTCGAGGTGTGCCCTCCCAGTCCGGTCAAGAGTCGCAAGAAGAAAGACGAGAAGCCTTCGGAGGAAGAGGAAGAGATCGTCGGTCCCAAACCTATGCTGCCATACTCTAGCATGTTTATATTATCTCCCACTAATCC TGTTCGAAGATTTGCGCATGGAATCGTCAACTTGCgttactttgatttttttattatgatcGTCATCTGTCTGAGCTCGATGGCGTTGGCGGCCGAAGACCCCGTCAACGAGGACTCGGGCTGGAACTTAATACTGGACAGATTAGATTACGCTTTCACTGGAGTGTTCGCCATCGAGATGCTCCTCAAGATCGTCGATCTGGGGATCATACTCCACCCGGGCTCCTATCTGAGGGAGTTCTGGAACATCATGGACGCGGCCGTCGTCATCTGCGCCCTGGTGTCCATGGGATTCGACGTTGC CCAAAACAAGGCGGGCGCTAATTTGTCGACGATTAAGTCGCTGAGGGTGCTTCGAGTGCTGAGACcgttaaaaacaattaaacgaGTGCCCAAATTAAAAGCAGTGTTCGACTGTCTAGTGAactcattaaaaaatgtgataaaCATTCTTATAGTGTACATATTATTCCAGTTTATATTTGCTGTGATCGCCGTTCAGTTGTTCAACGGAAAATTTCGACACTGTACTGATGCAAGTAAATTTACAGAAGCCACGTGCCA GGGtcagtattttattttcgatgAAGACAATGATGTGCCTCGAGTAGAAAAACGAGAGTGGAAGCTGCAGAGTTTCCATTACGATGACGTAGCGATGGCCATGTTGACGTTGTTCGCCGTTCAGACCGGAGAGGGTTGGCCTCA GGTTCTCCAACATTCGATGTCTGCCACATACGAGGATCAAGGCCCCATACAAAATTTTCGAATAGAAATGTCCATTTTCTacattgtatattttgtagtGTTTCCATTCTTCTTTGTAAATATATTCGTAGCCTTGATCATCATCACGTTTCAAGAACAGGGTGAAGCGGAATTGCAGAGCGGTGAAATCGACAAAAATCAA AAATCTTGTATAGACTTCACTATACAGGCGCGCCCCCTCGAGAGGTACATGCCGAACAAGAGGAACAGCTTCAAGTACAAGATCTGGCGGATCGTGGTATCCACACCTTTCGAGTACTTTATAATGATGCTGATTGTATTTAATACGTTGTTGTTGATGATGAAG TACCACGAGTCACCGCCCTTGTTGTCCGACATCCTGGCAGCAATGAATATTCTATTTACCTTCCTCTTCCTTTGTGAGACCGTTCTCAAGCTCATCGCTTTCGGCATCAAG AACTTCTTCAAGGACCCGTGGAACACCTTCGATTTCATCACCGTGATCGGGAGCATCGTCGACGCCATGGTCGTCGAATTCGGA GAAAGGGCAGCGAAAATATCGAAAGAGAGG TCTCGAAAACCTGGAGCAAAATTAGGTACCTTTGATAGCATCGTTAAGTGGATACAG GAAAACTTTATCAATGTCGGATTCTTGAGGCTGTTCAGGGCGGCCCGTCTGATCAAGCTTTTGCGTCAAGGTTATACAATACGTATTCTGCTGTGGACGTTCGTTCAAAGTTTCAAAGCTCTTCCCTACGTCTGTCTTCTCATCGCCATGCTGTTTTTCATCTACGCTATTATCGGAATGCag GTGTTTGGAAACATTGCAGAAGTCCCTAGCGAGTCCATCACTCGCCACAACAACTTTCGGACATTCATCCAAGGACTCATGCTGCTGTTTAG GTGTGCGACAGGGGAGGCTTGGCCTAACATAATGCTCTCTTGTATCAAAGGACAACCTTGCGACCCGGAAGCGAAGAAACCGGCCAACAGTTGCGGTTCAAATATCGCCTATGCTTACTTCGTTTCGTTCATTTTCTTCTGTTCGTTCTTG ATGTTGAATCTGTTCGTCGCCGTCATCATGGACAACTTCGACTACTTAACCCGTGACTCTTCCATCCTGGGGGCCCATCACCTGGACGAGTTCGTCCGGATTTGGGCCGAGTACGACCCGAACGCTAC CGGGAAAATACACTACGTGGAGATGTACGACATGCTGAAGAACATGGACCCGCCTCTGGGCTTCGGTAACAAGTGTCCCAACCGTCTCGCCTACAAGAAACTGATCAGGATGAACATGCCCGTCGATGACGAGGGCAAGGTCAACTTCACGACGACGCTGTTCGCCCTGATCCGGGAAAATCTCAACATCAAGATGAGATCAG CCGAGGAGATGGATCAAGCCGACGACGAGCTCAAGGAGACAATCAAAAACATTTGGCCGCTGCAGGCCAAGAACATGGTGGACCTGCTGGTCCCCCCGACCGACCACCTAAACAACGGAAAGTTGACAGTCGGCAAGCTGTACGCCGGCCTCTTGATCCTCGAGAGCTGGAGGTGCACCAGGTTCGGTCAAGTGGAACCGACCGGAATCCCG AAAGCGTCGTTTTTTGACTGCCTGTTGGATATGGCCGGTCACTTGGGCGGGAGTCGAACAGGTTCGATGAGCTTAGAGGGCGCCCCGCTGATGGGGGGCCAAGAGGCCCAAGATTCGCACGCCCACGAAGAAAGCTCCTTGGCCACGTTAGCACGAAGGAACACGAAGAGAAATCGATCCATGAG GAACAAAAAG GTGATGGAGCTTCAAGAAGGCATGGGTTCGCGGAGGCAATCTTGCGACAGCTTGGGAGACCAACATCTGCACCCTTCTAGTTTCGCCAATTCGTCCCATCGCCGATCCCCCAGCCTTCG ACGGGGCAACTCGCCGTCGCTGCAGAGAAGTCCCTCTCCTCGGCGAAAGTACCTCCACCACGACATCGGCTTCTCGGACACGGTGTCCAACGTGGTGGAGATCGtgaagcacgagcagcacagGGCGCACTCCCACAGGAGATTCGTCAGAG GTTCTTGGTCGGCGTCGACGAGCCCCGCGCGTTCGCCGTCCCCGACGGGGACCAGACACAACTCCGGTTACGGTCCTTTGCGGTCGTCTCGCCGCGTCTACGGCACCACCAGTCTGTGCCAACGGTCGCGCTCGCCTAGTCCCACTCACCCCATCCCCCATCACCAAGGTCCTCCCATTATCG ACGGTTTCACAGCCGGTGCTGTGGTAGGTATTCCGATGCAACAGTCGGCGGCCCACCAGGCCAGCGTCCAGCACAGCCACCCGATGCTAGGGGGGCGACGCGGCCAGGGCAGGAGGCTGCCACCGACGCCCTCCAAGCCCTCCACGCTACAGCTGCGCCCGGGGCCCATCAATTTCCCCAAACTCAACGCTTCTCCCACACAC CAGATGCAGTCTCACTCGGCCCACGCCACGCCGCACGCCATCCCCCACAACTACCACCACCGCGAGCGCGAGCCCCTCCGGGAGATAATGCCTTCGAGCGGCGGCGGCGTCGCCTCCGCCCGAGACAGCAACCAAGCCCCGCTCAGTTTCGAACAGGCGGTAGCTCTGGGCCGCGGCGGCCGAATGCTACCCAGTCCGGTGCCTAACGGTTACAAACCGAAACCGACCCGGTCCCGTCATTCGGACTCTGACGACGACGACTGGTGCTAA